tcctctctcggcgaacgaaaatcatactctacaagtcacttatcgtacccgtcctgctatatggggcagaagcatggaccatgacaacagcagatgaagcggctttgggagtgttcgagagaaaagttcttcgaaagatttatggacctctacgcgttggcgatggcgagtaccgaagaagatttaatgatgagctgtacgagctatacgcagacatcaacatagtccagcgaattaaaatgcagcggctgcgctggctaggccatgttatgcgaatgaatgacgatgctccggccaagaaagtgtttctatcggaacccgcctatggaagcagaggtagagggcggcccccacttcgttggaaggaacaagtggaaaacgatttaaactcccttggtgtgaccaattggcgccggttggcggagcgaaggagcgactggcgcgccttgttggacagccataaccgtttagacggttaagcgccaattaagtaagtaagtaagttgtaaACACTTTGACGATAacaggtttttgaaaaaaatatatattttgggttttggggagtgttttggtcgaaaaatttaccccttCACCCTTtatttttcgcaggctcgaaaattatttttttgggtatgcgtagtgaaaaaCCCCTTTCAATTCTCTAATTTTGAAGTGGAAATAAGAAATGGCTCAGACGTACTGAACTATAAATATGTGTGTATGCGCCGTTTTATGAAAAATACCGTGGCTACTCTGTTGCAAGAAAAAGTTATAGTTTTGTTGCACTGCTCTTTTTTGATTTGCATATTGTAGTCACAGAAATATTTGATTCAACGATCGTTTGGCTATATCTTTGCGCGACATTATATAAAACGAGTTAAGTATTTACCCCAAATTGTCCACCGAGGCATCTGGAAAAAAATTGCGTGTGCCTCCATggttaaaaattgttttctacaTAAAATCAAAGCTTTGGTGGATTTGACCAAACACATATCAGTCACTAAAGGGGAAAGATGTCTAAAAAGCTTGTACAACAACACACAAAAGACGCGGATCTCTTCATGCGGCACATGTATTCCATTGCGTTTTGATGCGCTGAATTCGGGACCATCATCAGAATTGGCTTCACGGGTCGTGGTTCGGTCCTTACTTCCAAAAACGAAACAAAAATTGCTGGCAATggagcatttcttgaataataaaTTCGCTTTATTTTGAGCAGCGACATCGGCAACATTTGAAAAGTTGCAAAAAATCGATACAAACATGTTcaatgtttttttgtattttttctttaagtacGGAAAAAAATACTACAGAATcatcttaacattttttttccacgTATAAAATTGTTAGGCTTAATATTAAACGAAAACAATCCAAGGAAGACAGAAAAGAATATGTGACATTACAACCCGTTCATATTTCATTTTCCAGATTTAATGTATCCCATATGTATATTCACCTACATCTAATTACTTACCCTGTCCCGATTTAAAATTTCCACTCGCCACAACAGCTCACCAGCCATATTAATATCATAATCGATGTAGCACGACACCTCTTGACATTGTGGCGTCATAGGTGCAGCGACGTCATGCGAATTCAAGCCACGACTTGTTATGCCATGTACCAGTTGAATGATATCGCCATGCTTTATAACGTCCAATTCATCATCGACCACTAAATCTTCGCGATCTGGCCGTTTTACAATCCACCAATTATATACATCTTTAAAGGAATAGCACGTGACCTGCTGCTGATGTGACGATCCACGCTCATCCGGATATCGGATTGGATAGAGATGAGGATGTGAATGCAACCAACAAGTACGGCCATGAGTATGACGCAACGTTATCTGTGAGCCATGAACAACTTTAATCGGTTGACCCTTCGTGATAGAGGCAAGTCCTCCCTGAAGCGAAGCTTGGAATGCACTAGTCATGGCGTTATCATGTGGACCGGCACGATACAATGTTTGCAAATGAATATAGAATATGCCTATATACAAAGCAGTTGGTACAACGGTGAATATAATTAGGCGGCAAAATGTCTCCAGAGTTATATAAAGATCTGTAAAGTGTAAACGAAAAGAACaacattaactttaaataaaataaaagcttaGAAGAGACACTTGCTTGACAGTGTTGTATCATAAAGTTGATCCCACAGATAACTCCAGCAAAGATATGCCGTCAACCCAAAAGTTATAAAGCCAGCATATTTTACGCTTGCCGCGAAGGTTAAACACGACGCTGCCGCTAAACCAAACATCAGCCACACAATACTGCCGAAACGACTATTTTGAAATCGTATAAAGTAGAAGAGACCAGAAgcagaaaaaaacaaaagcataGATTCCATCAAAATAAAACGCGATTGAGTTAATAAAGCATTATCGAATATTATAAGGAGGCCACCCAATAAAGCAAACCATGCTGAAAGACGTGCTGCCAGTAATAACTTGTACACAATTGGCGCTAAGGCGCTGCCACACAAAGCCGGAACAAAACGCAACCAAAATATCGGCACATTATCATTATATTCAGCGCCAATAAATGGGAAAGTGTAATTGCCATTGTAACCGCTAGCGAGATGAGCTACAGCAGCAATGAGTTGCTTACCCAACGGCGGATGTTGATCGAAGAAGAAAATATTTCGCATGTAACATGAAACGGATTTGCCATAATGAATTTCGTCAAAGCTGCAAAGTGTAAGAAAACTATATGTAGAACGATTAAgagtgtctaagtttgggtgtacccgaacattgtCAAAAGTGGGTGTTTTTTTAAATCGATTTTGATGAAGTTTTTACAAGTTTTTTCGCGATAGGTCAATTCCTACTCCACTAATGACTCCGGAAACGTAGAAAAATGATtagtcaaaaaaataaataaatacaccttagaagtaaaatatcattgatataaggTTGTTTCATTCGCCCAAGATCTCTacaaaaaccttttatataaaagtgggcggctccacgcccctttttcaaaaaaaaaaactaaacctaTACATGAAATTTGGTTATTGTAGCTGCagtatttaaaaaatgggcgtgtttaTACTCGCATTTCGGTAACTTTGAATTGCGATGAGAGAtgagtctatatttatctcgataaGTAGGTAAGGACCTCAAGTAGACTgaatccatagtgttaccagtagTATGattaaagaccaaactgaaaaaccacaCCAAAAAACCAGGATcaatgttatgaaataactccgtgATCTTGGCAAACACAAGATGCTTTCTAAGATATATGCTATTTGGTGctactagatctgacagctgtaccactcctaatagctggagtcatagcctggcaagcgcagggcactcctaaatctgctatcactgacgaagCCTAATTTAAAACCATGTGACGTCATGAGTCTTAAGGCCTCTCCTTTTAATGTTAGgattaactttgttagtctaaggttgtaagacctacacatgaacGTCCACACTTTAAAGCCGTGCAATTGGATCCACGCATTTCCCACTtgtggtcgatcatgtgcaactcgtTCATGTCGTTACAAGCTACCGTTATGTCAACAAAGCTTATATACTCTGGGAGCTTTGttaagctgagtataaaaagaatttgTATGGGGAAAACAGCCGACGAAACTTACATAACATTACGCGGCATAGAGAGCTTATAAAATCGCGTACAAGCTGCTAAAGTAAAAAGTAACCACGTGCTAATGTCCAACTGCAGGTCTATAGTGAAACGGCGGTCTGGAGCCGATAGCTCTACATCCGTTGCAGCGAAATCGGCTATGGCAGTGCGGAGTTTTTCCGTTTCGGCAACGCTATTGGTAACCAAATCAGGTGAATTGTCGCATAATGCGGTTTCATCGGAAGCGACTAACGTTGTTATATCTGTGGTTTCTTGGCGTTCTTCTTGTTTACAGCTGGTGGTTGTAGAACTGAGACTACGTCGACTACTGGGCGAGTGTGATGAGCGTGACGATGTCGACACATTGGATGCAAATGATGATCTTTGTAcagtctgttgttgttgttgttgctgctgctgttgtatGATTGTACTTAACGAACCGTTGAGCGTATTAAGGCTACAATTTACATCATGACAACAAACAATGCTGCCATTGCACAATGTCGATGTTGGGGTGGGACGCAGTACAAATGTGGCAGAAtgtgtattgttgttgtttattgtttttgtatatatatttttatcgttaGTTGTATAGCTAACACCACTACTGCTgctattaatttgtttaattgttgttggcgttggtgttgttgttgctctgTGCATCATACCAGCAAGTATGTCGTTTAACGAATAGCGTTGAAGTCTTTCGTTTGCCATAGTGGGCGCCAAGCCATTTGATGAATTAGCTAATGAACCGTTTGTTATAAAAtcgattgtttttgttgtattaattGTAGACGTAGTCGCTTCTGCTTCGATTGCGGTGTGTTTTGATTTAGATTTTCTTCTTGTTGTTTTGCGGCGTCGCATGTTGTTGTTGGCAAGATTTGACATGGCGAGCaatttttatattacttttaaatTTGGCTTCTAGCCGTAAACTAAGTGAACAAAGGCGAAACCTTTTTTTTCACAATTCACATTTTCATCTTTAATTTGAGCGCTGGCACATACTTAAGCCAATggtgtttatatatgtatgtatgtatgtatgtatgtatgtacatatgtacacgcGTATGCTGTGCTTTTTTGAACTTTCTTATTTCTCTGCACAAGATCTTCACACGCCTTTGTCTTTAATTTTGATTGTGGTTGTTAATATATTTTCACTTAAATTCAACTTTCTCTCACACACTGTGCCACCTTGAGCTATCGCGTATTCAAACcagataataaaaatttaatttttaatgcaaATTCTATTgcatttatgtgtgtatgtgcgcaTGCGCAAAtctttgcaaatttagcaaagcTTTAAGCTGCGTAGCTAAGTATTT
The Eurosta solidaginis isolate ZX-2024a chromosome 5, ASM4086904v1, whole genome shotgun sequence DNA segment above includes these coding regions:
- the rt gene encoding protein O-mannosyltransferase 1 isoform X2 codes for the protein MSNLANNNMRRRKTTRRKSKSKHTAIEAEATTSTINTTKTIDFITNGSLANSSNGLAPTMANERLQRYSLNDILAGMMHRATTTPTPTTIKQINSSSSGVSYTTNDKNIYTKTINNNNTHSATFVLRPTPTSTLCNGSIVCCHDVNCSLNTLNGSLSTIIQQQQQQQQQQTVQRSSFASNVSTSSRSSHSPSSRRSLSSTTTSCKQEERQETTDITTLVASDETALCDNSPDLVTNSVAETEKLRTAIADFAATDVELSAPDRRFTIDLQLDISTWLLFTLAACTRFYKLSMPRNVIFDEIHYGKSVSCYMRNIFFFDQHPPLGKQLIAAVAHLASGYNGNYTFPFIGAEYNDNVPIFWLRFVPALCGSALAPIVYKLLLAARLSAWFALLGGLLIIFDNALLTQSRFILMESMLLFFSASGLFYFIRFQNSRFGSIVWLMFGLAAASCLTFAASVKYAGFITFGLTAYLCWSYLWDQLYDTTLSNLYITLETFCRLIIFTVVPTALYIGIFYIHLQTLYRAGPHDNAMTSAFQASLQGGLASITKGQPIKVVHGSQITLRHTHGRTCWLHSHPHLYPIRYPDERGSSHQQQVTCYSFKDVYNWWIVKRPDREDLVVDDELDVIKHGDIIQLVHGITSRGLNSHDVAAPMTPQCQEVSCYIDYDINMAGELLWRVEILNRDREGQIWHAIKSQVRLIHHTTGAALRFSGNQLPEWGFNQHEVVADRNIDSKDAIWNVEEHRYTKNQRHKDRERELLNAQMIPTKVIKLTFIEKFFELQTKMLLYTKQMDDHMYSSTPLEWPLLDKADRTLFLHHYLPAYLFKILLLCYVFEHIDYLLRLYCYVSKKSQRIWVVRLYRLGVLFWLISVIWVFIKFLPITYGLKKLSSQEVMNLRWKDTWDFILQREDSLKYLFE
- the rt gene encoding protein O-mannosyltransferase 1 isoform X1 yields the protein MSNLANNNMRRRKTTRRKSKSKHTAIEAEATTSTINTTKTIDFITNGSLANSSNGLAPTMANERLQRYSLNDILAGMMHRATTTPTPTTIKQINSSSSGVSYTTNDKNIYTKTINNNNTHSATFVLRPTPTSTLCNGSIVCCHDVNCSLNTLNGSLSTIIQQQQQQQQQQTVQRSSFASNVSTSSRSSHSPSSRRSLSSTTTSCKQEERQETTDITTLVASDETALCDNSPDLVTNSVAETEKLRTAIADFAATDVELSAPDRRFTIDLQLDISTWLLFTLAACTRFYKLSMPRNVIFDEIHYGKSVSCYMRNIFFFDQHPPLGKQLIAAVAHLASGYNGNYTFPFIGAEYNDNVPIFWLRFVPALCGSALAPIVYKLLLAARLSAWFALLGGLLIIFDNALLTQSRFILMESMLLFFSASGLFYFIRFQNSRFGSIVWLMFGLAAASCLTFAASVKYAGFITFGLTAYLCWSYLWDQLYDTTLSNLYITLETFCRLIIFTVVPTALYIGIFYIHLQTLYRAGPHDNAMTSAFQASLQGGLASITKGQPIKVVHGSQITLRHTHGRTCWLHSHPHLYPIRYPDERGSSHQQQVTCYSFKDVYNWWIVKRPDREDLVVDDELDVIKHGDIIQLVHGITSRGLNSHDVAAPMTPQCQEVSCYIDYDINMAGELLWRVEILNRDREGQIWHAIKSQVRLIHHTTGAALRFSGNQLPEWGFNQHEVVADRNIDSKDAIWNVEEHRYTKNQRHKDRERELLNAQMIPTKVIKLTFIEKFFELQTKMLLYTKQMDDHMYSSTPLEWPLLDKGIAYWVNPKTNSQIHLLGNVVIWYSGTIGILLYITFNIFYLLRRRRLHFDLPENEWKRFRDIGDLFLIAYLLHYIPYFIADRTLFLHHYLPAYLFKILLLCYVFEHIDYLLRLYCYVSKKSQRIWVVRLYRLGVLFWLISVIWVFIKFLPITYGLKKLSSQEVMNLRWKDTWDFILQREDSLKYLFE